A stretch of DNA from Armatimonadota bacterium:
AATAGACGTGCTTGCCCGCCCTGAGCGCAGCGATGGCAGCCAGCACGTGCCAATGGTCCGGCGTACCGATGACAACGGCGTCGATCTCGGGGCGCGCCAGTAGGTCGCGAAAGTCGTGAAACTTCTGCGTACCGGGTCCAAAGGCGGCCGCGGCCTCGTCGCGGTGCGTATCATCCACGTCGCACACGGCGATGATCTTCGCGCCGTCGTGTCCGTTCAGGTTGCGGGCATCATTCAAGCCCTGAGCGAAGCCGCCGCCGCTGCCACCTGGCCCGATGACGCCGGCCTGGATCTGGCTATTCTGATCAAGCTTGCGCTTCCGCGCCGATCTGGTCTCCAGCGTTTCGGCTGCGGCCTCTGCGGCGAACCACTGCGGCAGGCCAGCCGCTACGAGTGACGCCGTGGCGCTGCTGAGGAGCGCGCGGCGGGTAACGTTGAACCGGGGTTTCTCTGGCAACTTTTATCTCCTGAAGCGGCGGGTGGTTGTGATTGAGGCGGCAACGTCGTGCACGCTCCGCTGCGATTCACAGGTTCGGTTACTTGAGGCAGAACTCCTGCCCGCCGGCATGAAGAATGCCGGGTACTATCTGGAGCACCTCCTCCAGCACTCCATGCGAATTGAAGCCAACCACCTCACGCTGAGCTATTTTGATGGTGACAGGACCACCACAGCCGTCCGGGATGTAACGCTTGCACTTTCTGAGCGTGGTTTCGTTGGGATTATGGGACCGAGCGGCTCGGGCAAAAGCTCGCTGCTCTACCTGCTGTGCGGGCTGAAACGCCCTACTTCCGGCGAGGTGCTGGCGGGCGGCCAAACTCTCAACGCCATGGGCGAGCGGCAGCGCGTTGCGCTACGTCGCGAGCACTTCGGCTTCGTCTTCCAACAGGCCTATCTGCTAAACTATCTCACTGCGGCCGAGAATGTTCTGGTATCCACCAACGGCAGCGCCGGAGGCCGGGACCGAATTGAGGCGCTGCTGCGCCGGCTTGGACTGGAGAGGCTGAAAGACCGGTATCCGCCACAGTTGTCCGGTGGAGAAAAGCAGAGGGTGGCCGTGGCGCGCGCGATGGCCGGATTACCGGACGTGATTTTTGCCGATGAGCCCACCGCGGCGCTCGATTCTGAGAACGGCCGGGCGGTAATAGACCTGCTTTATGGATACCGTGATCGCGGGTGTGTGGTGGTGGTGACACACGACGCCGCGATGCTGGAGAAGGCGGATCGGATCTACCACCTGGCCGACGGCAGCCTGACCCACTCGGAAGGGCGGGCGCAAGCAGTTGGAGAAGGAGCGAAGCAGGAATGAGCGACAGAACTGTAACGTTTATGGGAACGCCGATACGCGTGGAGGGTCCGGAATTGAAGCCCGGCGACAAGGCGCCCGAGTTTGACCTTCAGAAGCGGACCA
This window harbors:
- a CDS encoding ABC transporter ATP-binding protein, which translates into the protein MRIEANHLTLSYFDGDRTTTAVRDVTLALSERGFVGIMGPSGSGKSSLLYLLCGLKRPTSGEVLAGGQTLNAMGERQRVALRREHFGFVFQQAYLLNYLTAAENVLVSTNGSAGGRDRIEALLRRLGLERLKDRYPPQLSGGEKQRVAVARAMAGLPDVIFADEPTAALDSENGRAVIDLLYGYRDRGCVVVVTHDAAMLEKADRIYHLADGSLTHSEGRAQAVGEGAKQE